In Methanofollis sp. UBA420, one DNA window encodes the following:
- a CDS encoding Tfx family DNA-binding protein — MKQGLLTDRQKEVLRYRKTGLTQQQVADIIQTSKANVCTIEKAAYENIERAKETLEFLYTLDSEHLCTIKSGTDLIEATTLIFQEAEKLGIKVKYNTLELINRIHDSNPSRFRARYVREDVEVYINREGDLFFG; from the coding sequence ATGAAACAGGGGCTCCTCACCGACAGACAGAAGGAAGTACTCCGGTACCGCAAGACCGGCCTCACCCAGCAGCAGGTCGCCGACATCATCCAGACCTCGAAGGCAAACGTCTGCACCATCGAAAAAGCGGCGTATGAAAACATCGAAAGGGCAAAAGAAACGCTTGAGTTTCTCTATACCCTCGACTCCGAACATCTCTGCACCATCAAATCCGGTACCGACCTCATCGAAGCGACCACCCTCATCTTCCAGGAAGCCGAAAAACTCGGGATCAAGGTGAAGTACAACACCCTCGAACTGATCAACAGGATCCACGACTCCAACCCGAGCCGGTTCAGGGCCAGGTACGTCCGCGAGGACGTCGAGGTTTACATCAATAGAGAGGGCGACCTCTTCTTTGGCTGA
- a CDS encoding 5,10-methylenetetrahydromethanopterin reductase, protein MSYGIEFVPGNINVKQVVNYVKLAESKDIDYAWITNHYNNRHCYPTLAMIAANTDSIKMGPGIMNTFTDTPAAIASFMCTLDEISDGRAVLGIGPGDLSTLPKLAIAGGKPVARLREGVTQIRRLCSGEEIKKTGEMEFFDYDGAKLTGVQLPGKKGIPVYIGAQGPKMLELAGEMGEGSLINASNPKDFEIAIPIIKKAQEAAGRKKHDVGAYTAMSIDQNEKKARNAAKIVAAFIAAGSPPALLQRHGLDLNNVAKIKDALGRFDFKAVGGLVGDAEIDAFTIAGTPDMVRQKCDDLKAAGVTQIIFGSPLGPDMTNSIRLLGKYVV, encoded by the coding sequence TTGAGTTATGGAATTGAATTTGTGCCAGGCAACATTAACGTCAAGCAGGTCGTGAACTACGTCAAGCTTGCCGAGTCCAAGGACATCGACTACGCGTGGATCACCAACCACTATAACAACCGTCACTGCTACCCGACCCTCGCCATGATCGCCGCGAACACCGACTCGATCAAGATGGGCCCGGGTATCATGAACACCTTCACCGACACCCCGGCGGCCATTGCATCCTTCATGTGCACGCTGGACGAGATCTCCGACGGCCGTGCAGTCCTCGGTATCGGCCCCGGCGACCTTTCGACCCTTCCGAAGCTCGCGATCGCAGGTGGAAAGCCGGTCGCCCGCCTGAGAGAGGGTGTCACCCAGATCCGCCGCCTCTGCAGCGGTGAGGAGATCAAGAAGACCGGTGAGATGGAGTTCTTCGACTACGACGGTGCCAAGCTCACCGGCGTCCAGCTCCCCGGCAAGAAGGGTATCCCCGTCTACATCGGTGCTCAGGGCCCCAAGATGCTCGAGCTCGCCGGTGAGATGGGCGAAGGTTCCCTGATCAACGCCTCCAACCCGAAGGACTTCGAGATCGCCATCCCGATCATCAAGAAGGCTCAGGAAGCCGCAGGCCGGAAGAAGCACGATGTCGGTGCGTACACCGCCATGTCCATCGACCAGAACGAGAAGAAGGCCCGCAACGCCGCAAAGATCGTCGCCGCCTTCATCGCCGCGGGCTCCCCGCCGGCACTTCTCCAGCGCCACGGACTTGACCTGAACAACGTCGCCAAGATCAAGGACGCCCTCGGACGCTTTGACTTCAAGGCGGTCGGCGGCCTCGTCGGCGACGCCGAGATCGACGCCTTCACCATCGCCGGTACCCCGGACATGGTCAGGCAGAAGTGCGACGACCTCAAGGCGGCCGGTGTCACCCAGATCATCTTCGGGTCCCCGCTCGGCCCCGACATGACCAACTCGATCCGCCTCCTCGGCAAGTACGTTGTCTGA
- a CDS encoding galactose-1-phosphate uridylyltransferase, with translation MFSVDEYAGGRIQVRREALTGIASRISPERIGRNLDLPYAGAPSGDCPFCPDRVERETPTFTDGTRILRGESVTFPNLYPFADWHLVTVITRAHTVERFTVDQVADALSGLLDGVKGRGGYMSLNWNYLPSAGASIAHPHLQGIADPCPTSLQGRYLAASRAYCREHGRSYWADFIEEEAATDRFLFEDAFPWFASAVPIGEREVRGILPASSPADIGPCIRPLARGILRVIDCYRSLGTRAFNMALYCGTPDDADSFSAVCSIIARLNPNPSSMTDSAFMERLHFEPVVMTLPEEFGRYFRENGC, from the coding sequence ATGTTTTCCGTCGACGAGTATGCGGGTGGCAGGATTCAGGTCCGCCGGGAGGCCCTGACCGGAATCGCGTCGCGCATCTCCCCCGAGCGGATCGGCCGGAACCTCGACCTGCCCTATGCCGGTGCGCCTTCTGGAGACTGTCCCTTCTGTCCTGATCGTGTGGAACGCGAGACCCCCACCTTTACCGACGGCACCCGGATCCTCCGGGGCGAGAGTGTCACCTTTCCGAACCTCTACCCTTTTGCCGACTGGCACCTCGTGACCGTCATCACCCGTGCCCATACCGTCGAGCGCTTTACCGTCGACCAGGTCGCCGATGCCCTCTCTGGCCTGCTGGACGGGGTGAAGGGACGGGGAGGTTACATGTCGCTGAACTGGAATTATCTCCCCTCTGCCGGTGCGAGCATCGCCCACCCCCATCTCCAGGGCATCGCCGACCCCTGCCCCACCTCCCTCCAGGGCCGGTACCTCGCGGCGAGCCGGGCATACTGTCGGGAGCACGGCCGGTCGTACTGGGCCGACTTCATCGAAGAGGAGGCCGCCACCGATCGTTTCCTCTTTGAAGACGCGTTCCCCTGGTTTGCAAGTGCCGTGCCGATTGGAGAGCGCGAGGTGCGGGGCATCCTGCCGGCCTCCTCCCCCGCCGATATCGGGCCCTGCATCCGCCCTCTGGCGCGGGGGATCCTGCGGGTCATCGACTGTTATCGCTCCCTCGGCACGCGCGCCTTCAATATGGCCCTGTACTGCGGGACACCCGACGATGCCGACTCTTTCTCCGCCGTCTGCTCCATCATCGCGCGGCTCAACCCGAACCCGTCTTCAATGACAGACTCGGCCTTCATGGAACGCCTCCACTTCGAGCCGGTGGTGATGACCCTCCCCGAGGAGTTCGGCCGGTACTTCCGGGAGAATGGGTGCTGA
- a CDS encoding F420-dependent methylenetetrahydromethanopterin dehydrogenase — MVVKVGIAKLGNIASGVMAELLLDERADREDMQTFMATSGTKLQPEDIDRVVSTMKAWVPDFCIVVSPNGVLPGPKGARESLAEAGIPCIVITDDITTKKDDFAALKESAFGYIIMKADSMIGARREFLDPIEMADYNGNLVKVLALTGAFRKLQMELDKVIDQVKEGKKGADLVLPKVVMNSDKAVDGEFSNPYALAKARAAYEIAQAVAGVNVKGCFMTKGFENYVPIVCSAHEMMRQAAVLCDEAREMEKATDAVIRKPHKKDGVIVSKTTLISKPE; from the coding sequence ATGGTAGTTAAAGTAGGAATTGCAAAACTGGGCAACATTGCCAGCGGCGTGATGGCAGAACTGCTCCTTGATGAGCGTGCAGACCGTGAAGACATGCAGACCTTTATGGCCACCTCCGGCACCAAGCTCCAGCCCGAGGACATCGACCGTGTCGTCAGCACCATGAAGGCGTGGGTCCCTGACTTTTGCATTGTCGTTTCCCCGAACGGTGTCCTTCCGGGTCCGAAAGGTGCCCGCGAGTCCCTCGCTGAGGCAGGTATTCCGTGCATTGTCATCACCGACGACATCACCACGAAGAAGGACGACTTCGCCGCACTCAAGGAGAGCGCCTTCGGTTACATCATCATGAAGGCCGACTCCATGATCGGTGCCCGCCGCGAGTTCCTCGACCCCATCGAGATGGCTGACTACAACGGCAACCTCGTCAAGGTCCTCGCCCTTACCGGCGCGTTCCGCAAGCTCCAGATGGAGCTTGACAAGGTCATCGACCAGGTCAAGGAAGGCAAGAAGGGTGCAGACCTCGTCCTCCCGAAGGTTGTCATGAACTCCGACAAGGCGGTCGACGGCGAGTTCTCGAACCCGTACGCCCTCGCAAAGGCCCGCGCAGCCTACGAGATCGCTCAGGCGGTCGCCGGCGTCAACGTCAAGGGCTGCTTCATGACGAAGGGATTCGAGAACTACGTCCCGATCGTCTGCTCTGCCCACGAAATGATGCGCCAGGCCGCAGTCCTCTGCGACGAGGCGCGCGAGATGGAGAAGGCCACCGACGCTGTGATCCGCAAGCCGCACAAGAAGGACGGCGTCATCGTCTCCAAGACCACACTCATCTCCAAGCCCGAGTGA
- a CDS encoding tubulin/FtsZ family protein yields the protein MRVLAIGLGGAGSRIVDRLYDHDRRSKVLCMNALVIDYDSNTLIQLEHLPEESKLFFPPIDPSFTFDVETVVDIEEVMTCIQKVDTVEIDAIMVITGLGGTMIDTLPQIIPQLRQSFVEPIFAVVTLPCRDEGIKRAAKAADDLEMIAGLVDGTIVFDNETWAGRIRSGDESGRTGLSSKIAGRRGSFMNPRMMYSLLNDEVARRIGLLLRAGEFNETGLDVGELVLDAGEVLNTLSGMGIVAVGYAAERLPLGPLEFLTRWSSARNYMEGSKKRAARIVSLAKKAVYEEISVPCDLTSAEKALVLIAGPDRELSIRGFVTVRKWIDRSIAGLEMRSGDYPIKNTRFVGIIIVLSGVHNVPRIDELKVHREEYRQELEEEAAREAAVEARGQRPADFDEDAEAEAAFFTGYSGKDPLAPGGGGMEMTEEKDDMIAIAGQKRKKEREDGKLRIHLSSDHLKKTGGDEGAVVVPGAKKQTPGDMTRMTSVGLPQAPKDSALGIGGTFSAVKKPKEIEETGFRVEAIPAAKDDVLSGEKVSLKWVVKKAKDDLLGKDAVLLNDPGTRPIDDVLRGGMHLAPKQTPKEIEPGRGKITGPETKKQDEEEEESQDSIDWIT from the coding sequence ATGCGGGTCTTGGCAATAGGACTGGGGGGTGCAGGCAGCAGGATCGTGGACAGGCTCTACGATCACGACCGGAGGAGCAAGGTCCTCTGCATGAACGCACTCGTGATCGATTACGACTCCAATACGCTTATCCAGCTTGAGCACCTTCCCGAGGAGTCCAAGTTATTCTTCCCGCCGATCGATCCGTCCTTCACTTTCGATGTCGAGACGGTCGTCGACATCGAAGAGGTGATGACCTGCATCCAGAAGGTGGACACCGTCGAGATCGATGCCATCATGGTGATCACGGGTCTTGGGGGGACAATGATCGATACCCTCCCTCAGATCATCCCGCAGTTACGCCAGTCCTTCGTCGAGCCGATATTTGCTGTGGTCACCCTGCCGTGCAGGGATGAGGGAATAAAACGGGCCGCCAAGGCCGCAGACGATCTGGAAATGATCGCCGGATTGGTGGACGGCACGATCGTCTTCGACAACGAGACCTGGGCGGGACGGATCCGCTCTGGGGACGAGTCGGGCCGGACCGGGTTATCGTCGAAGATCGCAGGAAGGAGGGGCTCCTTCATGAACCCCCGCATGATGTACTCCCTGCTGAACGACGAGGTCGCCCGGAGGATCGGGCTCCTTCTGCGTGCAGGGGAGTTCAATGAAACAGGCCTTGATGTGGGCGAACTCGTCCTTGACGCCGGGGAGGTGCTCAACACCCTTAGTGGTATGGGGATCGTGGCCGTCGGCTACGCTGCCGAGCGTCTCCCCCTCGGCCCTCTCGAATTTCTGACACGGTGGAGCTCGGCCCGCAATTATATGGAGGGGTCCAAGAAGAGGGCGGCAAGGATCGTCTCCCTCGCAAAGAAAGCGGTATATGAGGAAATATCCGTGCCGTGCGACCTCACGAGTGCCGAAAAGGCGCTGGTCCTCATTGCCGGGCCTGACAGAGAGCTGAGCATCAGGGGATTTGTCACGGTCAGGAAGTGGATCGACCGGAGCATCGCCGGCCTTGAGATGCGTTCGGGTGACTACCCGATCAAAAACACCCGCTTCGTCGGGATCATCATCGTGCTGTCAGGCGTGCATAATGTACCCCGGATCGACGAGTTGAAGGTCCACAGGGAAGAGTACAGGCAGGAACTGGAGGAAGAAGCGGCCAGGGAAGCGGCGGTCGAGGCCAGGGGGCAGAGGCCCGCGGACTTCGATGAAGATGCTGAAGCGGAGGCAGCTTTTTTCACGGGGTACTCCGGAAAAGATCCTCTTGCACCGGGAGGAGGTGGGATGGAGATGACCGAAGAAAAGGACGACATGATCGCGATCGCGGGACAGAAGAGGAAGAAGGAAAGAGAAGACGGGAAACTCCGGATCCACCTCTCCAGCGATCATCTGAAAAAAACCGGAGGCGACGAGGGGGCCGTGGTGGTGCCCGGCGCGAAGAAACAGACTCCCGGGGATATGACCAGGATGACCTCGGTCGGTCTTCCCCAGGCTCCGAAGGACTCCGCTCTCGGGATCGGGGGGACGTTTTCTGCCGTGAAAAAACCGAAGGAGATCGAGGAGACCGGTTTCAGGGTCGAGGCGATCCCGGCGGCAAAGGACGATGTCCTCTCCGGTGAGAAGGTCAGCCTGAAATGGGTCGTGAAGAAGGCGAAGGACGACCTCCTGGGGAAGGATGCGGTGCTCCTGAATGATCCGGGCACCCGGCCGATCGACGATGTCCTGAGGGGCGGGATGCACCTGGCCCCGAAGCAGACGCCGAAGGAGATCGAGCCCGGGCGTGGAAAGATCACGGGCCCGGAGACCAAAAAACAGGACGAGGAAGAAGAAGAGAGTCAGGACAGCATCGACTGGATCACATAG
- a CDS encoding 50S ribosomal protein L2: protein MGHRIIQQNRGRGGPTYRAPSHKYKAELKHACGCTENVNGRILDIEHDPARHAPIALVELAEGKKMYMLVTEGMGIGDEVAWGAEAKIQNGNTLSLRDIPIGAFVCNIEARPSDGGKFVRASGVQAMLAAKSGGRVAVQMPSGKQKWFNELCMATIGIVAGGGRSEKPFVKAGNKYHKMKSQAQKWPRSSGLKMNVIDHPFGGGGHQHCGRPKTVARGTSPGRKVGSIAARRTGRTKK, encoded by the coding sequence ATGGGACATAGAATTATCCAGCAGAACCGCGGTCGCGGAGGCCCAACCTACCGGGCACCGTCTCACAAGTACAAGGCCGAGCTGAAGCACGCGTGCGGGTGCACCGAGAACGTGAACGGACGGATCCTCGACATCGAGCACGACCCGGCACGTCACGCCCCGATCGCCCTCGTCGAACTCGCTGAAGGGAAGAAGATGTACATGCTCGTTACCGAGGGCATGGGTATCGGCGACGAGGTCGCATGGGGTGCCGAAGCCAAGATCCAGAACGGCAACACCCTCTCCCTGAGAGACATCCCGATCGGTGCCTTCGTCTGTAATATCGAAGCCCGGCCGAGCGACGGCGGCAAGTTCGTCCGTGCGAGCGGTGTCCAGGCAATGCTCGCGGCAAAGTCCGGCGGCAGGGTCGCCGTGCAGATGCCGAGCGGCAAGCAGAAGTGGTTTAACGAACTGTGCATGGCCACTATCGGCATCGTTGCCGGCGGCGGCCGCAGCGAGAAGCCCTTCGTCAAGGCCGGTAACAAATATCATAAGATGAAGTCGCAGGCCCAGAAGTGGCCCAGGTCGTCCGGCCTGAAGATGAACGTCATCGACCACCCGTTTGGTGGCGGTGGTCACCAGCACTGTGGCAGACCAAAGACGGTTGCTCGCGGCACATCTCCGGGACGCAAGGTCGGAAGTATCGCTGCCCGCAGGACTGGCAGGACAAAGAAGTGA
- a CDS encoding 50S ribosomal protein L3, with translation MPNVHRPRRGSLAYSPRKRAKSQVPKYQAWPRHDGEPMLQGIAGYKVGMTHVIMVDDHKSSPTEGREIMVPVTIVEVPKVKVAAVRAYATDSYGRHPLTEAWAEELDPALAKRITMPKEHDREAVLKAIQDGVATGKVTEIFALVYTQPAAVTSIPKKAPELMEARIDGGSMAERLALATSLLGKEVDPLTLVSEGQYVDVTAVTKGKGTEGPVKRWGIMVRKRKHSRGGKKRHIGNLGPWNPHHVRWQVPQMGQMGYQQRTEFNKRILKVGTDGSEVVPEGGFLHYGFVKNPYVMIKGSIPGPVKRLVRIRPAIRQGEHAVRAPSVNYVSLESKQG, from the coding sequence ATGCCGAACGTACACAGACCACGCAGGGGTTCGCTTGCCTACAGCCCGCGCAAGCGGGCAAAGAGCCAGGTACCGAAGTACCAGGCCTGGCCCAGGCACGATGGCGAGCCCATGCTGCAGGGTATTGCAGGGTATAAAGTAGGTATGACGCACGTCATCATGGTGGATGACCACAAGAGCAGCCCGACTGAGGGACGGGAGATCATGGTCCCCGTCACCATCGTCGAGGTGCCGAAGGTGAAGGTCGCCGCCGTGCGCGCATACGCCACTGACAGCTATGGTCGGCACCCGCTGACCGAGGCCTGGGCCGAGGAACTCGACCCCGCCCTTGCGAAGCGGATCACCATGCCGAAGGAACACGACCGTGAGGCCGTACTCAAGGCGATCCAGGACGGCGTCGCCACAGGCAAGGTCACCGAGATCTTCGCCCTCGTGTACACGCAGCCCGCCGCAGTCACCAGTATCCCCAAGAAGGCTCCCGAACTGATGGAAGCCCGGATCGACGGTGGCTCCATGGCAGAGCGCCTCGCCCTCGCCACATCACTCCTCGGCAAAGAGGTCGACCCCCTGACCCTCGTCAGCGAAGGGCAGTATGTCGACGTCACCGCCGTTACCAAGGGTAAGGGCACCGAGGGCCCGGTCAAGCGCTGGGGCATCATGGTCAGGAAGAGGAAGCACTCCCGTGGCGGCAAGAAGCGCCACATCGGCAACCTCGGCCCCTGGAACCCGCACCACGTCCGGTGGCAGGTCCCGCAGATGGGTCAGATGGGCTACCAGCAGAGGACCGAATTCAACAAGCGGATCCTCAAAGTCGGCACCGACGGTTCCGAAGTCGTGCCGGAAGGTGGTTTCCTCCACTACGGCTTCGTCAAGAACCCGTATGTCATGATCAAGGGTTCGATCCCGGGTCCGGTCAAGCGTCTCGTGCGCATCCGCCCGGCGATCCGGCAGGGCGAACACGCTGTCAGGGCACCGTCTGTGAACTATGTCAGCCTTGAGAGCAAGCAGGGGTGA
- a CDS encoding dCTP deaminase, whose protein sequence is MILSSAEIRSRLGADNTETRLVITPFGDASLQPASYDLRAGADISLPPGKCTLVPSLEHVEIPADVAATLRCRSSYARRGLLLGGGFVDPGFRGQLTLCLTNMGEEPVQLAVGDRVVQMILHDVGDGAGTYNGRYQDSTGVVRAR, encoded by the coding sequence ATGATCCTCTCTTCCGCTGAGATCCGGTCCCGCCTCGGAGCAGACAATACAGAGACGCGGCTTGTCATCACCCCCTTCGGCGACGCCTCCCTCCAGCCCGCCTCGTACGACCTCCGGGCAGGCGCCGACATCTCCCTCCCTCCCGGAAAGTGCACCCTCGTCCCGAGCCTTGAGCACGTGGAGATCCCGGCGGACGTCGCCGCCACCCTCAGGTGCCGGTCCAGCTACGCGCGCCGCGGCCTCCTCCTCGGCGGTGGCTTCGTCGACCCCGGCTTCCGGGGCCAGCTCACCCTCTGCCTCACGAACATGGGCGAGGAACCGGTCCAGCTTGCGGTCGGCGACCGCGTCGTCCAGATGATCCTCCATGACGTCGGCGACGGCGCAGGCACCTACAATGGACGGTACCAGGACAGCACCGGGGTGGTCAGGGCACGATGA
- a CDS encoding 30S ribosomal protein S19, giving the protein MAKKTQKRLPRRREEFTYRGYTIEQLQQMGTSELVPLMPARARRKVNRGLARDHEGLLAKVRAGDEGIRTHLRDMIIMPEMIGKTIEIHNGKEFVAVELQPESVFHYLGEFSLTRRRVSHGTAGIGATRSSKYVPLK; this is encoded by the coding sequence ATGGCAAAGAAAACGCAGAAGCGGCTGCCAAGACGGCGTGAGGAATTCACCTACCGGGGCTACACGATCGAGCAGCTCCAGCAGATGGGAACAAGCGAGCTTGTCCCCCTCATGCCGGCCAGGGCACGCCGGAAGGTTAACCGCGGGCTTGCACGGGACCATGAGGGCCTCCTTGCGAAGGTGCGGGCAGGCGACGAGGGTATCCGCACGCACCTGCGCGACATGATCATCATGCCCGAGATGATCGGAAAGACGATTGAGATCCACAACGGCAAGGAATTTGTCGCCGTCGAACTCCAGCCAGAGTCGGTATTCCACTACCTCGGTGAGTTCTCGCTCACCAGAAGGAGAGTATCCCACGGCACGGCCGGTATCGGTGCGACCAGGTCCTCCAAGTACGTACCCCTGAAGTGA
- a CDS encoding 50S ribosomal protein L22 codes for MARIGYSMQIEGENLARSKANEVSVSPKHSIEIAHFIRGMKADAALEYLEAVVAKKKAIPFKRFNMDVAHKKGLVGWDAGRYPVKAAGEFITLIKAAQKNGEYAGLDARKLVIIHAMANRGRSTRGVFPRAMGRATPKIRESVNIELILREVE; via the coding sequence ATGGCACGAATCGGATATTCAATGCAGATCGAGGGTGAAAACCTCGCCCGCTCCAAAGCGAACGAGGTTTCCGTCTCTCCGAAGCACTCCATTGAGATTGCCCACTTTATCAGGGGCATGAAGGCGGATGCGGCCCTCGAGTACCTCGAGGCCGTCGTCGCGAAGAAGAAGGCGATCCCGTTCAAGCGCTTCAACATGGACGTGGCGCACAAGAAGGGTCTTGTCGGCTGGGACGCCGGCCGGTACCCGGTCAAGGCAGCCGGCGAGTTCATCACCCTGATCAAGGCGGCACAGAAGAACGGCGAGTATGCCGGGCTTGACGCCAGAAAACTCGTCATCATCCATGCCATGGCCAACCGCGGCCGTAGCACGCGCGGTGTCTTCCCCCGTGCAATGGGCAGGGCAACGCCGAAGATACGCGAGAGCGTCAACATCGAACTGATCCTCAGGGAGGTGGAGTAA
- a CDS encoding 50S ribosomal protein L23, producing the protein MVLRNPYVTEKAMMMLENENKIQVLVHNNASKDDIRRAIEKTFDQKVASVRTVMTMKGQKKAIVGFESEKAAEEILSRLGVM; encoded by the coding sequence ATGGTGCTCAGAAATCCGTATGTTACGGAAAAGGCGATGATGATGCTCGAGAACGAGAACAAGATCCAGGTTCTCGTGCACAACAACGCCTCCAAGGACGATATCAGGCGCGCCATAGAGAAGACCTTCGACCAGAAGGTTGCCTCTGTGCGGACCGTCATGACGATGAAGGGCCAGAAGAAGGCTATCGTCGGATTTGAGAGTGAAAAGGCCGCCGAGGAGATCCTCAGCCGGCTCGGCGTCATGTAA
- a CDS encoding DUF128 domain-containing protein yields the protein MSGIRTERKCIEILRLLKEHPEPMGAKRLSELMAEHGFVLSDRAVQYYLRSLDEMGFTEKIGNRGRILTQSGIAEIENALVGERIGFVISKLERLAVRTTFDPRSGTGDVAYNLSIVPDAEVDRVRKAFDAVIAAGCGFFDAYGITNSDPRIPAGHTGFMTVCSVTMDGVFQRQGIPVEMKYGGRIAISKDEPTQFLDLLAYRGTSIDPLQLFIAAGLTSVHAYVTAGDGIALANIRQVPLPAQDKVEEIVATMRSVGFVFPLTTGEKIFNLQRDPYRLSIASFSGMNLIAHAVEEGCSIRTEIGAGNIPFSRITSM from the coding sequence ATGAGCGGGATCAGGACAGAGAGGAAGTGCATCGAAATCCTCAGGCTCCTCAAGGAACACCCCGAGCCGATGGGGGCGAAACGCCTCTCCGAACTCATGGCCGAGCATGGCTTTGTCCTCTCCGACCGTGCCGTCCAGTACTACCTCCGCTCCCTCGACGAGATGGGCTTTACCGAGAAGATCGGAAACCGGGGGCGTATCCTCACGCAGAGCGGCATCGCCGAGATAGAGAACGCCCTCGTCGGCGAACGCATCGGCTTCGTCATCTCCAAACTCGAAAGACTCGCCGTCAGGACGACCTTCGACCCCCGGAGCGGCACCGGCGACGTCGCCTACAACCTTTCCATCGTCCCTGACGCCGAAGTCGACCGGGTCAGGAAAGCCTTCGACGCCGTCATCGCCGCAGGGTGTGGGTTCTTCGACGCCTACGGCATCACCAACAGTGACCCCCGCATACCCGCCGGCCATACAGGCTTCATGACCGTCTGCTCGGTCACGATGGACGGCGTCTTCCAGAGACAGGGCATCCCCGTCGAGATGAAATACGGCGGCAGGATCGCAATCAGCAAGGACGAACCGACGCAGTTCCTCGACCTCCTCGCGTATCGCGGCACAAGCATCGACCCCCTCCAGCTCTTCATCGCCGCCGGCCTCACCTCGGTCCACGCCTATGTCACGGCCGGCGACGGCATCGCCCTTGCCAACATCAGGCAGGTACCCCTCCCCGCACAGGACAAAGTGGAGGAGATCGTCGCGACCATGCGGTCGGTCGGGTTCGTTTTCCCTCTCACGACCGGAGAAAAGATCTTTAACCTTCAGAGAGACCCGTATCGCCTCTCCATCGCCTCGTTTTCCGGCATGAACCTCATCGCCCATGCCGTCGAGGAGGGTTGTTCCATCAGGACCGAAATCGGGGCCGGGAACATCCCCTTCTCCCGGATCACGTCTATGTGA
- the rpl4p gene encoding 50S ribosomal protein L4 produces MKANVRSIDGSVVREIELPSVFDEYYRPDLIKRAVLSIQSKRFQPHGTDPLAGIRSSAVGWGSGRGVSHVPRLKNGSRAAKVPQAKGGRAAHPPVVAKILALKINKQEKWMALRSAIAATAISDLVEMRGHLFDGEAPFVVDESFEAIEKTADVIKALSVLGVYADVERAKDSKKVRAGRGKTRGRRYKSRKSVLIVTGDEPLRAAQNLAGVEAVSIYDLDVEMLAPGTHAGRLTIWSESALKRMED; encoded by the coding sequence ATGAAAGCAAATGTCAGATCAATCGACGGTTCCGTCGTCCGTGAAATCGAACTCCCGTCTGTCTTCGACGAATATTACCGGCCCGACCTCATCAAGAGGGCCGTGCTCTCTATCCAGAGCAAGCGGTTCCAGCCCCATGGCACCGACCCGCTTGCCGGCATCAGGAGTTCCGCGGTCGGCTGGGGATCAGGACGCGGCGTATCGCATGTGCCCCGTCTCAAGAACGGTTCGAGAGCAGCAAAGGTCCCGCAGGCCAAGGGTGGCCGTGCAGCACACCCGCCAGTCGTCGCGAAGATCCTCGCGCTGAAGATCAACAAGCAGGAGAAGTGGATGGCCCTGCGGTCGGCAATCGCCGCAACCGCGATCTCCGACCTCGTTGAGATGCGTGGTCACCTCTTTGACGGTGAAGCCCCGTTCGTCGTGGATGAGAGTTTCGAGGCAATCGAAAAGACTGCCGACGTCATCAAAGCCCTCTCCGTGCTCGGAGTCTACGCCGATGTCGAGCGTGCAAAGGACAGCAAGAAGGTCCGTGCAGGCCGCGGCAAGACGCGTGGCCGCCGGTACAAGAGCCGCAAGAGTGTCCTGATCGTCACCGGTGACGAACCCCTGCGTGCAGCGCAGAACCTTGCCGGTGTTGAAGCCGTCAGCATCTACGACCTCGACGTCGAAATGCTCGCGCCGGGTACCCATGCCGGTCGCCTGACCATCTGGTCCGAAAGCGCTCTCAAGAGGATGGAGGACTAA